In Pseudomonas alcaliphila JAB1, a single window of DNA contains:
- a CDS encoding methyl-accepting chemotaxis protein: MLANLNISQKLYAGFGIVLLIILLLVLSTWRGFDQVERAVRLNIHTYDVINESADLLANLINIETGARGFVITGRDQFLGPMESGERELQAHMAQLRQLTRDNPAQQRRLSELQALHDQWLGEDINGNLELRRQVNAGTQRFDALVEQVSSGSAKVKMDAMRRILSEIQSEERALLEQRTASMNAAKSESLMILLVGGLIAAVLAISVAFLLSHSIAGRLRQVVEVARNVAQGRLDSDIERAGRDEIGVLLDAFATMQERLREMIGQIRAGAVQLVEAAQNISSASTQLSVSTQEQSQAASSMAATVEELTVSINHVADNAKEAHGLSSDSGRQSAEGGAVIQETLASMQRIADTVQGAAAQIAELGQHSDQISSIVNVIKEIADQTNLLALNAAIEAARAGEQGRGFAVVADEVRLLAQRTANSTQEITEMIKKIQLGTRSAVSNMEIGVQQVSSGVEQASQAGDAIVTIRQASASVVGVVDQISLALREQTVASQDVARNVERIAQMSMENSEAVADTSRTAQGLQQLALSLEKQVASFRF; this comes from the coding sequence ATGCTTGCCAATCTCAACATTTCCCAGAAGCTGTACGCGGGGTTCGGTATCGTTCTGCTGATCATTCTGCTGCTGGTGCTGTCCACCTGGCGTGGCTTCGACCAGGTCGAGCGTGCGGTGCGGCTGAATATCCACACCTATGACGTGATCAACGAATCTGCCGATCTGCTGGCCAACCTGATCAATATCGAAACCGGTGCGCGGGGATTCGTCATTACCGGGCGAGACCAGTTTCTCGGCCCTATGGAATCCGGCGAGAGAGAGCTCCAGGCGCATATGGCGCAACTGCGCCAACTGACCAGGGACAACCCTGCTCAGCAGCGCCGCCTCAGCGAGCTGCAGGCCTTGCATGATCAATGGCTGGGCGAAGACATCAACGGTAATCTGGAATTGCGCCGCCAGGTGAACGCCGGCACGCAGCGTTTCGATGCTCTGGTCGAACAGGTTTCGTCAGGTAGCGCCAAGGTTAAGATGGATGCCATGCGCCGTATTTTGAGCGAGATCCAGAGCGAGGAGCGTGCGTTGCTGGAGCAGCGCACGGCGTCGATGAATGCTGCCAAGTCCGAGTCGCTGATGATCTTGCTGGTCGGCGGGCTGATCGCTGCAGTGCTCGCCATTAGCGTGGCCTTCCTCCTCTCGCACAGTATTGCCGGGCGTTTGCGGCAGGTGGTGGAGGTGGCGCGCAATGTTGCCCAGGGGCGCCTTGACTCGGATATCGAGCGGGCCGGCCGTGACGAGATCGGTGTGCTGCTGGATGCCTTCGCCACCATGCAGGAGCGGTTGCGCGAGATGATCGGGCAGATCCGTGCCGGCGCGGTGCAGTTGGTTGAAGCTGCGCAGAACATCTCCAGTGCTTCCACGCAGTTGTCGGTTTCCACCCAGGAGCAGTCGCAGGCCGCTTCGAGCATGGCGGCGACGGTGGAGGAGCTGACCGTGAGCATCAATCACGTCGCCGACAACGCCAAGGAAGCGCATGGGCTGTCCAGCGACTCGGGCAGGCAGTCGGCCGAGGGTGGTGCGGTGATCCAGGAAACCCTCGCCAGCATGCAGCGCATCGCTGACACGGTGCAGGGCGCAGCGGCCCAGATCGCTGAGCTCGGCCAGCATTCGGATCAGATCTCCTCGATCGTCAACGTGATCAAGGAAATCGCCGATCAGACCAACCTGCTGGCGCTCAATGCCGCCATCGAGGCGGCGCGGGCCGGCGAGCAGGGCCGCGGCTTCGCCGTGGTAGCCGACGAGGTGCGCCTGCTGGCGCAGCGTACCGCCAACTCGACCCAGGAGATCACCGAGATGATCAAGAAGATTCAACTGGGCACGCGCAGTGCGGTGAGCAATATGGAAATCGGTGTGCAGCAGGTCAGCAGCGGGGTGGAGCAGGCCAGCCAGGCCGGTGATGCCATCGTCACCATTCGCCAGGCCTCCGCCAGCGTGGTCGGTGTGGTGGATCAGATCTCCCTGGCGCTGCGTGAGCAGACGGTCGCCAGTCAGGACGTGGCGCGCAATGTCGAGCGCATCGCACAGATGTCGATGGAGAACAGTGAGGCGGTGGCCGATACATCGCGTACCGCACAAGGCTTGCAGCAACTGGCGTTGTCGCTGGAAAAACAGGTGGCTTCCTTTCGTTTTTGA
- a CDS encoding SDR family NAD(P)-dependent oxidoreductase, translating into MTLHSLGNGYKALVIGASGSIGQAFCRLLRADPNCASVRELSRSSSPALDLETPTSIAEAAAALAGEAPYQLILHTAGLLHRDGIAPEKSLAAIEADALQAVFQVNALGPALVLRHFLPLLDNQGAMAMLSAKVGSIGDNRLGGWYAYRASKAALNMLIKTAAIELARSKPKARLLSLHPGTVISPLSQPFRGATAARPAEQAAAEMLRVIDSLGPEHSGSFHAYDGQPLPW; encoded by the coding sequence ATGACCCTGCACAGCCTGGGCAACGGCTACAAGGCGCTGGTGATTGGCGCCAGCGGCAGCATTGGCCAGGCCTTCTGCCGGTTACTGCGCGCCGACCCAAACTGCGCCAGCGTGCGTGAGCTGAGCCGCAGCAGCTCACCTGCGCTCGATCTCGAAACTCCCACCAGCATCGCCGAAGCTGCAGCCGCACTGGCCGGCGAAGCACCGTATCAGTTGATCCTGCACACGGCCGGTCTGCTGCACCGCGACGGTATCGCACCAGAGAAAAGCCTGGCTGCCATTGAGGCCGATGCGCTGCAGGCGGTATTTCAGGTCAACGCACTGGGACCGGCGCTGGTGCTGCGCCACTTCCTGCCTCTGCTGGACAATCAGGGTGCCATGGCCATGCTCTCGGCCAAGGTCGGCAGCATCGGCGACAACCGCCTCGGTGGTTGGTACGCCTACCGTGCATCCAAGGCGGCGCTGAACATGCTGATCAAGACCGCCGCCATCGAGCTGGCACGCAGCAAGCCCAAGGCACGACTGCTCAGCCTGCATCCCGGCACAGTGATTTCGCCCCTGTCACAGCCCTTTCGCGGCGCCACAGCGGCACGACCGGCCGAACAGGCAGCAGCGGAAATGCTGCGTGTGATCGATAGCCTGGGGCCGGAACACAGTGGCAGCTTCCACGCCTACGACGGCCAACCACTGCCCTGGTAG
- a CDS encoding DUF4197 domain-containing protein — MLRLTTLAAGLLLSANVFALSLSDLSQQDASGGLKDALIQGAQVAVKQLGTPGGFSNNPDVRIELPGKLGKAAKTMKMMGMGAQVDQLEASMNKAAEAAVPQAQALLVDAVKKMTVADAKSILSGPQDSATQYLNKSSREQIRAKFLPIVKQATDQVGLAQQYNAFAGQAASFGVVDAKSSTVESYVTEQALDGLFEMIAKQEASIRQNPAGAATSLAKKVFGAL, encoded by the coding sequence ATGCTGCGCCTCACTACTCTTGCCGCTGGCCTGCTGCTCTCGGCCAACGTCTTCGCGCTGTCCCTCTCCGATCTGAGCCAGCAGGACGCCAGCGGCGGCCTGAAAGACGCGCTGATCCAGGGCGCTCAGGTGGCCGTCAAGCAGTTGGGCACGCCCGGCGGCTTCAGCAACAACCCGGACGTGCGCATCGAACTGCCCGGCAAACTCGGCAAAGCCGCCAAGACCATGAAGATGATGGGCATGGGTGCCCAGGTCGATCAGCTCGAAGCGAGCATGAACAAGGCTGCCGAAGCCGCCGTGCCGCAGGCTCAGGCTCTGTTGGTCGACGCGGTGAAGAAGATGACCGTAGCCGACGCCAAGTCGATTCTCAGCGGCCCGCAGGACTCGGCCACCCAGTACCTGAACAAGAGCAGCCGCGAACAGATCCGCGCCAAGTTCCTGCCCATCGTCAAGCAGGCCACCGACCAGGTCGGTCTGGCCCAGCAGTACAACGCCTTCGCCGGTCAGGCCGCCAGCTTTGGCGTGGTCGACGCCAAGAGCAGCACGGTGGAAAGCTACGTCACCGAACAGGCGCTCGATGGCCTGTTCGAGATGATTGCCAAGCAGGAAGCCAGTATCCGCCAAAACCCGGCCGGTGCCGCTACCAGCCTGGCGAAGAAAGTATTCGGCGCGCTCTGA
- the dctM gene encoding C4-dicarboxylate TRAP transporter large permease protein DctM, whose amino-acid sequence MTVLFLFLLLFLLMFIGVPIAASLGLAGSITIMLFSPDSVRSLAIKLFETSEHYTLLAIPFFLLSGAFMTTGGVAKRLIDFANACVGHIRGGLAIGAVLACMLFAALSGSSPATVAAVGSIAIAGMVRSGYPQAFGAGIVCNAGTLGILIPPSIVMVVYAAATEQSVGKLFMAGVIPGLMLGLVLMIAIYIVARIKKLPALPRASLREWLRSAREAFWGLLLMVIILGGIYTGMFTPTEAAAVAAVYAGFVALFVYKDLTIRECPKVLLESGKLTIMLMFIIANAMLFAHVLTTEQIPQQITAWVVELGLQPWQFLLVVNIVLLIAGAFMEPSAIILILAPILFPIAMQLGIDPIHLGIIMVVNMEIGLITPPVGLNLFVTSAVTGMPLTAVIRAAMPWLMLLISFLMVITYIPAVSLALPNLLGM is encoded by the coding sequence ATGACCGTTCTGTTCCTCTTCCTGCTGCTGTTTTTGCTGATGTTCATCGGCGTGCCGATCGCCGCGTCGCTCGGCCTGGCCGGTTCGATCACCATCATGCTGTTCAGCCCCGACTCGGTGCGCTCGCTGGCGATCAAGCTGTTCGAGACCTCCGAGCACTACACCCTGTTGGCGATCCCGTTCTTCCTGCTCTCCGGTGCGTTCATGACCACCGGCGGTGTGGCCAAGCGCCTGATCGACTTCGCCAACGCCTGCGTCGGTCACATCCGTGGCGGTCTGGCCATCGGTGCGGTGCTGGCGTGCATGCTGTTCGCCGCGCTGTCCGGCTCCTCGCCGGCGACCGTGGCCGCAGTGGGCTCGATTGCCATCGCCGGCATGGTGCGCTCCGGTTACCCGCAGGCGTTCGGCGCCGGCATCGTCTGTAACGCCGGTACCCTGGGCATCCTGATTCCGCCGTCGATCGTGATGGTGGTGTACGCCGCCGCCACCGAGCAGTCGGTGGGCAAGCTGTTCATGGCCGGGGTGATTCCGGGTCTGATGCTCGGCCTGGTGCTGATGATCGCGATCTACATCGTCGCGCGCATCAAGAAGCTGCCGGCCCTGCCGCGTGCGAGCTTGCGCGAGTGGCTGCGTTCCGCCCGTGAAGCGTTCTGGGGCTTGCTGCTGATGGTGATCATCCTCGGCGGTATCTACACCGGCATGTTCACCCCGACCGAGGCCGCGGCCGTGGCGGCGGTGTACGCCGGCTTCGTCGCCCTGTTCGTGTACAAGGACCTGACCATCCGCGAGTGCCCGAAGGTGCTGCTGGAGTCCGGCAAGCTGACCATCATGCTGATGTTCATCATTGCCAACGCCATGCTCTTCGCCCACGTGCTGACCACCGAGCAGATCCCCCAACAAATCACCGCCTGGGTGGTGGAGCTGGGCCTGCAGCCTTGGCAGTTCCTGCTGGTGGTGAACATCGTGCTGCTGATCGCCGGTGCCTTCATGGAACCGTCGGCGATCATCCTGATCCTGGCGCCGATCCTCTTCCCGATCGCCATGCAGCTGGGCATCGACCCGATCCACCTGGGTATCATCATGGTGGTGAACATGGAGATCGGCCTGATCACGCCACCGGTGGGGCTGAACCTGTTCGTCACCTCGGCGGTGACGGGGATGCCGCTGACGGCAGTGATTCGCGCGGCGATGCCATGGTTGATGCTGCTGATCAGCTTCCTGATGGTGATTACCTACATCCCGGCAGTTTCCCTGGCGCTGCCGAATCTGCTCGGCATGTAA
- the acs gene encoding acetate--CoA ligase — MSAASLYPVRPEVAARTLTDEATYKAMYQQSVVNPEGFWREQGKRIDWIKPYDKVKQTTFDDHHVDIKWFADGTLNVSYNCLDRHLAERGDQIAIIWEGDDPSEHREITYRELHEQVCKFANALRGQDVHRGDVVTIYMPMIPEAVVAMLACARIGAIHSVVFGGFSPEALAGRIIDCQSKVVITADEGLRGGKKVPLKANVDDALTNPETRSIQKVIVVQRTGSEIKWNQHRDIWYEDLMKVAGSVCAPKEMGAEEALFILYTSGSTGKPKGVLHTTGGYLVYASLTHERVFDYRPGEVFWCTADIGWVTGHTYLVYGPLSNGATTVMFEGVPNYPDVSRVAKIVDKHKVNILYTAPTAIRAMMAEGKAAVEGADGSSLRLLGSVGEPINPEAWQWYYENVGQSRCPIVDTWWQTETGACLMTPLPGAHGLKPGSAARPFFGVQPALVDNLGNIIEGAAEGNLVIIDSWPGQARTLYGDHDRFVDTYFKTFRGMYFTGDGARRDEDGYWWITGRVDDVLNVSGHRMGTAEIESAMVAHPKVAEAAVVGVPHDIKGQGIYVYVTLNAGEEASEQLRQELRNWVRKEIGPIATPDVIQWAPGLPKTRSGKIMRRILRKIATAEYDSLGDISTLADPGVVQHLIDTHRQMQAACA, encoded by the coding sequence ATGAGTGCTGCGTCTCTTTACCCTGTGCGTCCCGAAGTGGCCGCGCGGACCCTCACTGACGAGGCCACCTACAAGGCCATGTACCAACAGTCCGTGGTCAACCCCGAGGGTTTCTGGCGCGAGCAGGGCAAGCGGATCGACTGGATCAAGCCCTACGACAAGGTCAAGCAGACCACCTTCGACGATCACCACGTCGACATCAAGTGGTTTGCCGACGGCACCCTGAACGTCTCCTACAACTGCCTGGATCGTCACTTGGCAGAGCGCGGTGATCAGATCGCGATCATCTGGGAAGGCGACGATCCGTCCGAGCACCGGGAAATCACCTACCGCGAGCTGCACGAACAAGTGTGCAAGTTCGCCAACGCCCTGCGCGGCCAGGACGTTCACCGCGGCGACGTGGTGACCATCTACATGCCGATGATCCCGGAAGCCGTGGTGGCCATGCTGGCCTGTGCGCGCATCGGCGCAATCCATTCAGTGGTGTTCGGTGGTTTCTCGCCGGAGGCTCTGGCCGGGCGCATCATCGATTGCCAGTCCAAGGTGGTGATCACCGCTGACGAAGGGCTGCGTGGCGGCAAGAAAGTGCCGCTCAAGGCCAACGTCGACGACGCCCTGACCAACCCCGAGACCCGCAGCATCCAGAAAGTCATCGTGGTGCAGCGCACCGGTTCCGAAATCAAGTGGAACCAGCACCGTGACATCTGGTACGAAGACCTGATGAAGGTGGCAGGCAGCGTCTGCGCACCCAAGGAAATGGGCGCTGAAGAAGCCCTGTTCATCCTCTACACCTCCGGTTCCACCGGCAAGCCCAAGGGCGTGCTGCACACCACCGGCGGCTACCTGGTATACGCCTCGCTGACCCATGAGCGCGTGTTCGACTACCGTCCGGGCGAAGTCTTCTGGTGCACCGCCGATATCGGTTGGGTCACCGGCCACACCTACCTGGTCTACGGGCCGCTGTCCAACGGTGCCACTACCGTGATGTTCGAAGGCGTACCGAACTATCCGGACGTTTCCCGCGTGGCCAAGATCGTCGACAAGCACAAGGTCAACATCCTCTACACTGCCCCGACTGCCATTCGCGCCATGATGGCCGAGGGCAAGGCTGCGGTCGAAGGCGCCGATGGTTCCAGCCTGCGTCTGCTCGGTTCGGTCGGTGAGCCGATCAACCCGGAAGCCTGGCAGTGGTACTACGAGAACGTCGGTCAGAGCCGTTGCCCGATCGTCGACACCTGGTGGCAGACCGAAACCGGTGCCTGCCTGATGACCCCGCTGCCGGGTGCCCATGGCCTCAAGCCGGGCTCCGCTGCACGTCCGTTCTTCGGCGTACAGCCGGCGCTGGTGGATAATCTGGGCAACATCATCGAAGGCGCTGCCGAAGGCAACCTGGTGATCATCGATTCCTGGCCGGGTCAGGCACGTACCCTGTACGGCGACCATGACCGCTTCGTCGACACCTACTTCAAGACTTTCCGTGGCATGTACTTCACCGGTGACGGTGCGCGCCGCGACGAAGACGGTTACTGGTGGATCACCGGCCGCGTCGACGACGTGCTCAACGTCTCCGGCCACCGCATGGGCACCGCCGAGATCGAGAGCGCCATGGTTGCCCACCCGAAAGTGGCCGAGGCTGCAGTGGTCGGTGTACCGCACGACATCAAAGGGCAGGGCATCTACGTCTACGTCACCCTCAATGCGGGCGAGGAAGCATCGGAGCAACTGCGTCAGGAACTGCGTAACTGGGTGCGCAAGGAGATCGGCCCGATCGCCACACCGGACGTTATTCAGTGGGCTCCGGGCCTGCCGAAGACCCGCTCGGGCAAGATCATGCGCCGTATCCTGCGCAAGATCGCTACCGCCGAATACGATTCCCTCGGCGACATCTCCACGCTGGCCGATCCTGGCGTGGTGCAGCACCTCATCGACACGCATCGTCAGATGCAAGCCGCCTGCGCCTGA
- a CDS encoding EAL domain-containing protein: MGIVSQSIFPQPFRAVGCAECRNPEALGFDFTMAFQLILDVEEQRPFAYEALVRGVNGESAGEILGRVNDGNRYRFDQACRVKAIEQAAKLGLLDIPDCLLSINFLPNAVYRAETCIRATLEAAQRFDFPRERLMFEVTEGEQIHDAEHLKRIFAEYGKQGFTTAIDDFGAGYSGLNLLAEFQPHLLKLDMALTRGIDQDPVRQAIVAGIVLVAQRLGIRIIAEGIESVGERDALIELGIRYMQGFFFARPALDRLCLP, from the coding sequence ATGGGTATTGTCAGCCAGAGCATCTTTCCTCAGCCATTTCGGGCTGTGGGCTGCGCCGAGTGTCGCAACCCCGAGGCACTGGGGTTCGACTTCACCATGGCCTTTCAGCTGATTCTGGATGTCGAGGAGCAGCGACCCTTCGCCTACGAGGCGCTGGTGCGTGGTGTCAACGGCGAGTCGGCGGGGGAGATTCTCGGACGGGTCAACGATGGCAACCGCTACCGCTTCGACCAGGCCTGCCGGGTCAAGGCCATCGAGCAGGCCGCCAAGCTCGGCCTGCTCGACATCCCGGATTGTCTGCTCAGCATCAACTTCCTGCCCAATGCGGTGTATCGCGCCGAGACCTGCATTCGCGCCACGCTGGAGGCGGCGCAGCGCTTTGACTTCCCGCGCGAGCGGCTGATGTTCGAGGTAACCGAAGGCGAGCAGATCCATGATGCCGAGCACCTCAAGCGGATCTTCGCCGAGTACGGCAAGCAGGGCTTCACCACCGCCATCGACGATTTTGGCGCGGGCTACTCCGGGCTCAATCTGCTGGCCGAGTTCCAACCGCACCTGCTCAAGCTGGACATGGCCTTGACCCGCGGCATCGATCAGGACCCGGTGCGCCAGGCCATCGTCGCCGGCATCGTCCTGGTCGCGCAGCGCCTGGGCATTCGCATCATCGCCGAGGGCATCGAAAGTGTTGGTGAGCGTGATGCGCTGATCGAGCTTGGTATCCGCTACATGCAGGGCTTTTTCTTCGCCAGGCCTGCGTTGGACAGGCTCTGCCTGCCCTAA